From a single Nicotiana tomentosiformis chromosome 2, ASM39032v3, whole genome shotgun sequence genomic region:
- the LOC138904910 gene encoding uncharacterized protein — MKKLTKEKNTIDVAVENREVQQEKEEKENNETQKQGTTEESTHIDNNIRKPPTYISQNKGNKAQDKLEIMQGHGRQMEDKTITEWLVERTQNKKKHKKKNSEKKMPKKKSKVLFKPVELQGINVNNKIATSTSKTNQSQTPILEDKNYTSEDPHDKAS, encoded by the coding sequence ATGAAGAAATTAACAAAGGAAAAAAACACGATTGATGTGGCAGTTGAAAACAGGGAAGTTCAGCaggaaaaagaggaaaaagaaaacaACGAGACTCAAAAACAAGGTACAACAGAGGAATCTACACATATAGACAACAACATTAGGAAGCCCCCCACATATATTTCACAAAACAAAGGGAACAAAGCTCAAGATAAATTGGAGATAATGCAGGGCCATGGCAGACAAATGGAGGACAAAACAATTACAGAATGGCTAGTAGAAAGGACACAAAATAAAAAGAAGCATAAAAAGAAGAACAGTGAAaagaaaatgccaaaaaagaagaGCAAAGTTTTGTTCAAACCCGTTGAACTTCAAGGAATCAACGTCAACAATAAAATAGCCACATCTACATCCAAGACCAATCAAAGTCAGACTCCTATCTTAGAGGATAAGAATTACACCTCTGAAGATCCACATGACAAAGCAAGTTAA